In Nitrospira sp., one genomic interval encodes:
- a CDS encoding metal-sulfur cluster assembly factor, giving the protein MSVEQNPAGADPRVTEALRQVVDPELGINIVDLGLVYGSEVRDGLVHVTMTMTTPACPMEELLMEMVHSAILREVADARSVEVDLVWDPPWKPDMMSAEAKAQLGRA; this is encoded by the coding sequence ATGTCGGTGGAGCAGAACCCGGCCGGTGCCGACCCGCGGGTGACGGAGGCTTTGCGGCAGGTCGTCGACCCTGAACTGGGGATCAACATCGTCGACCTGGGGTTGGTGTACGGCAGCGAGGTGCGCGATGGGCTGGTGCACGTGACCATGACGATGACGACGCCCGCCTGTCCGATGGAGGAGTTGCTTATGGAAATGGTGCATTCGGCCATCCTCCGCGAGGTGGCGGATGCCCGTTCCGTGGAGGTCGATCTCGTCTGGGATCCGCCCTGGAAACCGGACATGATGAGTGCCGAGGCCAAGGCGCAACTCGGGCGCGCGTGA
- a CDS encoding Crp/Fnr family transcriptional regulator: MGMIYTAMNFGDHRHCEALSGCFRGKLCDQLTNRLGYRVAKGDLVYGLGDPAQSVFFLRRGLVKLTSLTEDGRELILRLHQSGDVFGELCHCTGERREQAVAMEECDVVELGFEEFIAHLQTNRPAFMLFLANVAQQLSAAYDQIQTLSFGTTMERLARTLERLAEDFGEAEGEWIRLTHYFRQDELAQMIGARREVVSTLLNQLRDQGLVSYDRKNTLLVRRAGLERFTVAPERTPAGL, translated from the coding sequence GTGGGTATGATCTACACGGCGATGAATTTCGGCGACCATCGGCATTGCGAGGCCCTGTCGGGCTGCTTTCGAGGAAAACTCTGCGATCAACTCACGAACCGTCTCGGCTATCGTGTCGCCAAGGGCGATCTCGTGTATGGACTCGGCGACCCGGCCCAGAGTGTGTTCTTTCTCCGCCGCGGCTTGGTGAAGTTGACCTCGTTGACCGAAGACGGCCGCGAGTTGATCTTGCGCCTCCATCAATCCGGCGATGTGTTCGGCGAACTGTGCCACTGCACCGGCGAGCGGCGTGAGCAGGCCGTGGCCATGGAAGAGTGTGACGTGGTGGAACTGGGCTTCGAGGAATTCATCGCACATCTCCAAACCAACCGCCCGGCCTTCATGTTGTTCCTCGCCAATGTGGCGCAGCAGCTTTCCGCCGCCTACGACCAAATCCAGACGCTGTCATTCGGCACGACCATGGAGCGCCTGGCGCGGACCCTGGAGCGCTTGGCCGAGGACTTCGGCGAGGCCGAGGGTGAGTGGATTCGGCTGACCCACTACTTCCGTCAGGACGAGCTGGCGCAGATGATCGGCGCACGGCGAGAGGTGGTCTCGACCCTGCTGAATCAGCTGCGGGATCAGGGCCTGGTGTCGTACGATCGGAAAAACACGCTGCTCGTCAGGCGGGCCGGATTGGAACGGTTTACTGTGGCACCCGAAAGGACCCCTGCGGGCCTCTAG
- a CDS encoding acetolactate synthase large subunit, with protein MGTMTAAQLIVRCLEQEQVNCIFGLPGEETLALTDALLDSRIRFIETRHEQGAAFMADVYGRLSGKAGVCLSTLGPGATNLLTGVADAYLDRAPLVAITGQASSTRRHKESHQYIDVVSMLKPITKWNTSIPKAEVIPEAVRKAFKIAQTEKPGSTHLELPEDIAEEAVVSERVPLFVQSPILPEPAPTQVGRAVRALAAAERPLILAGNGVIRGGAADAVRHFARAFRIPVLHTFMAKGVLPDSDPLSLYTIGLQARDYAALVMERADVVMTVGYDFVEYAPCFWNADRDKRIVHVDVSPAEVDEHYIVEVGVLGDLRLSLGLMGAGLEPFDGKWATEARATILNGFEAESDGPLPGPVRPQRLMRELRAALAPDDVVICDVGAHKLWMARMFPCEQPNSCIISNGFATMGLAVPGALAAKLWTPGRRVVAVTGDGGFLMNSQELETAVRLRLPFVTLVWRDNGYGVIRWKQQVRYGRTSAVEFGNPDLVRYAESFGASGYRIADPSELGPVLAKALAEPVPAVIDCPVDYAENLRLTERLKALPHSLMRRVRP; from the coding sequence ATGGGTACGATGACGGCGGCACAACTCATCGTTCGGTGCCTGGAACAGGAACAGGTCAACTGCATTTTCGGCCTTCCCGGCGAAGAAACCCTTGCCTTGACCGATGCGCTGCTCGATTCCCGGATCAGGTTCATTGAAACGCGACACGAGCAGGGCGCGGCCTTCATGGCGGATGTGTACGGGCGTCTGAGCGGAAAGGCCGGCGTCTGCCTCTCGACGCTGGGGCCCGGCGCAACCAACCTGTTGACCGGCGTGGCGGACGCGTATCTGGATCGGGCTCCGCTCGTGGCCATTACGGGACAAGCTTCCTCTACTCGGCGGCACAAGGAGTCTCATCAGTACATCGACGTGGTGTCGATGTTGAAGCCGATCACCAAGTGGAATACCTCGATTCCGAAAGCCGAGGTGATTCCCGAGGCGGTGCGGAAGGCCTTCAAGATCGCACAAACGGAGAAGCCCGGCTCGACGCATCTGGAACTTCCTGAAGACATTGCGGAGGAGGCGGTGGTCTCGGAGCGTGTGCCGCTCTTCGTTCAGTCGCCGATACTGCCCGAACCGGCGCCCACACAAGTCGGGCGCGCGGTCCGCGCGCTCGCGGCTGCCGAACGTCCGCTCATTCTGGCGGGAAACGGCGTCATTCGCGGCGGCGCGGCCGACGCGGTCCGGCACTTTGCGCGGGCGTTTCGCATTCCGGTGCTCCACACGTTCATGGCCAAGGGGGTGTTGCCGGACAGCGATCCCCTGTCGCTCTACACGATTGGCCTGCAGGCTCGTGACTATGCAGCCTTGGTCATGGAACGGGCCGACGTGGTCATGACGGTGGGGTATGATTTCGTGGAGTATGCGCCCTGCTTCTGGAACGCCGACCGGGACAAACGCATCGTGCATGTCGACGTGTCGCCGGCCGAGGTGGATGAACACTATATCGTCGAGGTCGGCGTGCTCGGTGATCTCCGTCTGTCGTTAGGGCTGATGGGGGCCGGGCTGGAGCCGTTCGATGGAAAGTGGGCGACGGAGGCCAGGGCGACGATTCTGAACGGCTTCGAAGCCGAGTCGGACGGACCCCTGCCCGGACCGGTGCGGCCTCAACGGCTGATGCGGGAATTGCGCGCGGCCCTGGCGCCGGACGACGTGGTGATCTGCGACGTCGGCGCCCACAAGCTGTGGATGGCGCGGATGTTTCCCTGCGAACAGCCGAATTCCTGCATTATCTCGAACGGGTTTGCCACGATGGGGCTTGCGGTTCCCGGCGCGCTGGCGGCTAAATTGTGGACCCCCGGTCGGCGTGTGGTTGCGGTCACCGGCGATGGCGGGTTTCTCATGAATTCGCAAGAACTGGAAACCGCCGTGCGCCTCCGGCTTCCGTTCGTGACCCTGGTCTGGCGGGATAACGGATACGGGGTGATCCGGTGGAAGCAACAGGTTCGATACGGGCGGACGTCGGCTGTCGAGTTCGGAAATCCCGATCTCGTGCGGTATGCGGAGAGTTTCGGCGCGAGCGGGTATCGGATTGCCGATCCCTCGGAATTGGGACCGGTCCTGGCCAAGGCGCTGGCCGAACCCGTACCGGCCGTCATCGACTGTCCCGTCGACTATGCCGAGAATCTTCGTCTCACGGAACGGTTGAAGGCCCTGCCGCATTCACTGATGCGGCGGGTACGGCCCTAG